ACAACTATTTCCTGTACAGTCCCTGTTATGGGAGATTCAATCTCATTCTCCATTTTCATGGCTTCCATGATGGCAACAGGCTGCCCTTCGGAAACATTATCTCCTTCTTTGACATGAATTTTCAGTATCAATCCCGGCAATGGCGCTATGACATCTCCCCCGGACAGAACTGATCCGGGTGCTGAGGTTCTGTCCGGAACTTCAGCAGCATTCATGACTTCATGTCTTCTCCTGATGACAGGTGTTTGGGATACTCTTCGCATCGGGGTTTCTACGCTGACCTGATAAGTTTTTCCATCAAGAACAATATCAACTTTATCATCGACAATTCTGCCGATGTCTACTGAATACGTTGTTCCGTCAATTGTTACCTTGTATTCACGCATTTTCTCGGCTCCTGTTCCACACCGATTCGGTTTTCTGGAGCTGTTCTGCTTTTCCAGCCAATCTCCAGGGAGAGTAAGGCTTTTCGTGAGTCTCCCATGTAAGTTTCATATTCTCAATCTGATCAAGGAAACAGAAGTGAGCATGAATCGCCGCGGATACCGCGGTAACCTCATGAGGGGAAAGGCGCCTGATATTTTTTCCTACGGAATTCTCTGACTTTCCTGTATTCTTTCTTAATCCAAAACCATCTCTGACCCACTTCTCCAGAGCAGGTAGAAAAAAGGACAGGCAGACAAGTCCGGAAAACACCGTAATCATGCCTACAAGGGCAATTCCAAACCCTCCATGAATATTTTCTGAGTTCGATTGAGCCTGTACTATAATCTGTATTATCGTTGCTGTAATTATCATAACGGGATATTCCCATGCTTTTTCGGTGGCAGGGTCTGCCTTTTGCCAGCAAGCATTTCCAGAGCTTTGATCAGTCGGAATCTTGTGTTAGAAGGCATTATCACATCATCAATGTAACCTCTAGAAGCAGCATCGTATGGATTGGCGAACTTGGACCTGTATTGGTCAACCAGTTCTTTCTTCCTTTGAACAGGATCATCCGCCTCTTTTATGTCATGATGGAAGATGATCTCAACAGCTCCGTCAGGACCCATTACAGCAATTTCCGCCGTTGGCCAGGCATAATTGATATCCGCGCGGATATGCTTGGAACTCATGACATCGTATGCTCCTCCGTATGCCTTCCTGGTAATAAGCGTGATTTTTGGTACTGTTGCTTCCGCATAAGCGAAGAGAAGTTTTGCGCCGTTTCTGATTATCCCGCCGTATTCCTGTGCAGTACCAGGCATGAAACCGGGCACATCCACAAAAGTCAGCAGCGGTATATTGAACGCGTCACAGAATCTTACAAATCGTGCAGCTTTGATGGAGGCGTCGTTATCGAGAACCCCTGCAAGGTAGGAAGGCTGATTCGCTATTATACCAACAGAGTGACCGTTCATCCTTGCGAATCCTATAATGATATTCGGAGCAAACATTCTCTGTATTTCAAAGAATTCTCCGTTATCTGTAACGGCTTCAATCAGTGTTCGCATCTCATATGGCTTATTCGGGCTGGCTGGAATGTATTCGTCCAGCCACATCTCCTGCCTGTCAACAGGATCAGTGCATATCACTCTGATAGGATCTTCCATGTTGTTCTGAGGCAGGTAACTGATCAGCTTTCGAATAAGAAGAAGAGCTTCTTCCTCATCCTCACATGCAAGACTGCAGACCCCGCTGCGCTTGCTGTGTATTGATGGTCCCCCAAGTTGTTCCTTTGTAACATTTTCTCCAGTTACTGTCTTCACAACGTTGGGACCGGTTACAAACATGTAGCTTATGCCCTTCACCATAATGGTGAAATCCGTAATAGCAGGACTGTATACAGCTCCTCCTGCGCAGGGGCCAAGTATAGCGGATATCTGAGGTATAACTCCGGAATAGAGAACATTCTTCAGAAATATCTTCCCGTAACCGGCAAGGCTTTCAATACCTTCCTGGATGCGGGCTCCTCCTGAATCGTTCAATCCTATCAGTGGAGCGCCATTCATAGCGGCCATATCCATTATTTTAAGAATCTTCTCGGCGAAAGTTTCTGAAAGACTTCCTCCAAAAACCGTGAAGTCATGGGAAAAAACATAAACCTGTCTGCCGTCGATGGTTCCGTAACCGGTAACCACTCCGTCTCCTGGAATCTTTTTCTTGTCCAGTCCGAAAGCTGTGGACCGATGTGTAACAAGCATGTCAAATTCCTCAAAACTGTCATGGTCAAGCAACAGATCGATTCTTTCTCTTGCAGTCATCTTTCCCTGAGCATGCTGCTTCTCTATCCTTTTCTCACCGCCGCCTTCAAAGGCTTGTTCGCGAAGAGCGCGGAGTTTGTCCGCTTTCTCAAGAGAACTCATTATCAGTTTTCCTCTTCCGCTTGTGCATGTTCGCATAATTCTGTGAGTACTTTTCCGCTGTCGGAAGGATGTACAAATGCTATTTTCGAACCTCCGGCTCCATCCCTGGGAGCCGCATCAATCATTCTGATTCCTTTTTCGATGAATGATTCTATTTCAGCCGCAGTACTGTCAACCGCATATGCGATGTGATGAACTCCCTGCCCTCTCTTCTCGATCGCCTTTGCAATAGGGCTTTCAGGCGATGTAGGTTCGAGAAGTTCTATCCGGGAATCGCCTATCGCAAACATCGCTACCCGCACTTTTTGCGTAGGAACTTCTTCAACACAAAGTAATTCCAGTTCGAGAACATCTCTGTAGAACGGAATCATCTTTTCAAGACTCTCAACAGCAATTCCGATATGATCAATCCTGCTTACTGCCATTATCCTTCTCCTGTATCCCCTCAAGGAATCCGCTGAACATCTCCCCTATCATGTAAGGTGTTGTTTTTCCAGAGAGTACTGATTCAATCGCTTTATT
This genomic stretch from Candidatus Aegiribacteria sp. harbors:
- a CDS encoding OadG family protein: MIITATIIQIIVQAQSNSENIHGGFGIALVGMITVFSGLVCLSFFLPALEKWVRDGFGLRKNTGKSENSVGKNIRRLSPHEVTAVSAAIHAHFCFLDQIENMKLTWETHEKPYSPWRLAGKAEQLQKTESVWNRSRENA
- a CDS encoding biotin/lipoyl-binding protein, with amino-acid sequence MREYKVTIDGTTYSVDIGRIVDDKVDIVLDGKTYQVSVETPMRRVSQTPVIRRRHEVMNAAEVPDRTSAPGSVLSGGDVIAPLPGLILKIHVKEGDNVSEGQPVAIMEAMKMENEIESPITGTVQEIVVSEGDTILENAIIMKIES
- a CDS encoding acyl-CoA carboxylase subunit beta, which translates into the protein MSSLEKADKLRALREQAFEGGGEKRIEKQHAQGKMTARERIDLLLDHDSFEEFDMLVTHRSTAFGLDKKKIPGDGVVTGYGTIDGRQVYVFSHDFTVFGGSLSETFAEKILKIMDMAAMNGAPLIGLNDSGGARIQEGIESLAGYGKIFLKNVLYSGVIPQISAILGPCAGGAVYSPAITDFTIMVKGISYMFVTGPNVVKTVTGENVTKEQLGGPSIHSKRSGVCSLACEDEEEALLLIRKLISYLPQNNMEDPIRVICTDPVDRQEMWLDEYIPASPNKPYEMRTLIEAVTDNGEFFEIQRMFAPNIIIGFARMNGHSVGIIANQPSYLAGVLDNDASIKAARFVRFCDAFNIPLLTFVDVPGFMPGTAQEYGGIIRNGAKLLFAYAEATVPKITLITRKAYGGAYDVMSSKHIRADINYAWPTAEIAVMGPDGAVEIIFHHDIKEADDPVQRKKELVDQYRSKFANPYDAASRGYIDDVIMPSNTRFRLIKALEMLAGKRQTLPPKKHGNIPL
- the mce gene encoding methylmalonyl-CoA epimerase, with protein sequence MAVSRIDHIGIAVESLEKMIPFYRDVLELELLCVEEVPTQKVRVAMFAIGDSRIELLEPTSPESPIAKAIEKRGQGVHHIAYAVDSTAAEIESFIEKGIRMIDAAPRDGAGGSKIAFVHPSDSGKVLTELCEHAQAEEEN